Proteins from a single region of Buchnera aphidicola (Cinara curvipes):
- the clpX gene encoding ATP-dependent Clp protease ATP-binding subunit ClpX yields MIEKNMDNTINNKKLIICSFCKKNQNEAKKMISGLSGHICDQCILLCNDILNKYNFKKNNKIIPLQTPKIIKKYLDKFIIGQKKAKKIISVAVYNHYKKLNYLLQDNHSIKLEKSNILLIGPTGTGKTLIAETLAKYLKVPFSIADATTLTEAGYVGEDVENILRRLIENSNYDIKQAEKGIIYIDEIDKITKKSENISITRDVSGEGVQQSLLKIIEGKIASVPIKGGRKHPEQETWKIDTSKILFICGGAFFGLKNIISKRINNKSKIGFNIKNIHKKKKFSYKKYIQPIDLIKYGLIPEFVGRLPINIMLKNLTQKDLIKILYKPKNALIKQYKKLFSLENIKLKFDKSALIEIAKQTIKKKTGARGLRSILESILLNTMYKVPNLKNITSVYINKSVVQKKSSPKLFFLEKKTDKKI; encoded by the coding sequence ATAATAGAGAAAAATATGGATAATACTATTAATAATAAAAAACTTATAATCTGTTCTTTTTGTAAAAAAAATCAAAATGAAGCAAAAAAAATGATTAGTGGTCTTTCAGGACATATTTGTGATCAATGTATTTTATTATGCAATGATATTTTAAATAAATATAATTTTAAAAAAAATAATAAAATAATTCCATTACAAACACCTAAAATTATAAAAAAATATTTAGATAAGTTTATAATAGGTCAAAAAAAAGCAAAAAAAATCATTTCTGTTGCAGTATATAATCATTATAAAAAATTAAATTATTTATTACAAGATAATCATAGCATTAAATTAGAAAAAAGTAATATTTTGTTGATCGGACCAACCGGTACAGGAAAAACATTAATTGCTGAAACATTAGCAAAATATTTAAAAGTACCATTTTCTATTGCAGATGCTACAACATTAACAGAGGCAGGTTATGTTGGAGAAGATGTTGAAAATATTTTAAGAAGATTAATAGAAAATAGTAATTATGATATTAAACAAGCAGAGAAGGGAATTATATATATTGATGAAATAGATAAAATTACAAAAAAATCAGAAAATATTTCCATTACTCGGGATGTATCAGGAGAAGGTGTTCAACAATCTTTATTAAAAATCATAGAGGGAAAGATAGCTTCTGTACCTATAAAGGGAGGAAGAAAACATCCTGAACAAGAAACATGGAAAATTGACACCTCAAAAATTTTATTTATCTGTGGTGGAGCATTTTTTGGTTTAAAAAATATTATTTCTAAACGTATAAATAATAAATCTAAAATTGGTTTTAATATAAAAAATATACATAAAAAAAAGAAATTTAGTTATAAAAAATATATACAACCTATAGATCTTATTAAGTATGGTTTAATACCAGAGTTTGTTGGTAGATTACCAATAAATATTATGCTTAAAAATCTAACACAAAAAGATCTAATCAAAATACTTTACAAACCTAAAAATGCTTTAATTAAGCAATATAAAAAATTATTTTCTTTAGAAAATATTAAATTGAAATTTGATAAATCAGCTTTAATAGAAATAGCAAAACAAACAATAAAGAAAAAAACTGGAGCTAGAGGATTACGATCAATTTTAGAGTCCATATTGTTAAATACAATGTATAAAGTACCTAATTTAAAAAATATAACTAGTGTTTATATAAATAAATCTGTTGTACAAAAAAAAAGTTCACCAAAATTATTTTTTCTAGAAAAAAAAACAGATAAAAAAATATAA
- a CDS encoding ATP-dependent Clp protease proteolytic subunit has product MNYIKKRNKNKKKMSLIPFVIDKNSQGERSYDIFSRLLKDRIIFLTGKIDDHLASIIISQILFLESENKKKDIFLYINSPGGIITSGLSIYDTMQFVQPDINTICLGQACSMAAILLCAGKKGKRFCLPHARVMLHQPLGGFQGQASDIIIHAKEIKKVKKIINNLLSFHTNVSIKKINKDTERDFFFSPKEAIKYGLIDSILKK; this is encoded by the coding sequence ATGAATTATATTAAAAAAAGAAATAAAAATAAAAAAAAAATGTCTTTAATACCTTTTGTTATTGACAAAAATTCACAAGGAGAAAGATCCTATGATATTTTTTCACGTTTATTAAAAGATAGAATTATCTTCCTAACAGGAAAGATTGATGATCACCTTGCTAGCATCATTATATCTCAAATATTATTTTTAGAATCAGAAAATAAAAAAAAAGATATTTTTTTATATATTAATTCACCTGGAGGAATAATTACTTCCGGTTTGTCTATTTATGATACTATGCAATTTGTTCAACCTGATATTAATACAATATGTCTAGGGCAAGCTTGTTCAATGGCTGCCATACTATTATGCGCAGGAAAAAAAGGAAAAAGATTTTGTTTACCTCATGCAAGGGTTATGCTACATCAACCATTAGGTGGATTTCAAGGACAAGCTTCAGATATTATAATACATGCTAAAGAAATAAAAAAAGTAAAAAAAATAATAAACAATTTATTATCTTTTCATACTAATGTATCTATAAAAAAAATAAACAAGGATACAGAAAGAGATTTTTTCTTTTCCCCTAAAGAAGCTATAAAATATGGACTTATAGATTCAATTTTAAAAAAATAA
- a CDS encoding cytochrome c oxidase subunit 3: MNDKKKHISYSSLENKNVFGMWFYLMSDCIIFSILFIVYIIMLRHGYSNFLKENNLFSPSIVWTETLFLLFSSLSCSFVKYFSKYSYKFCILIFLFITFLLGSCFVGLEFFEFLNLFNKGFYPFSNGYLSSFFVLLGTHGLHVFCGLLWILILFFQIFIFDLIDSVRSSLVCFCLFWHFLDIIWIVLIMCVYFI; encoded by the coding sequence ATGAACGATAAGAAAAAACATATTTCATATTCTTCATTAGAAAATAAAAATGTTTTTGGTATGTGGTTTTATTTAATGAGTGATTGTATTATTTTTTCTATATTATTTATTGTATATATAATTATGCTACGACATGGATATAGTAATTTTTTGAAAGAAAATAATTTATTTTCTCCTTCTATTGTCTGGACTGAAACATTATTTTTATTATTTAGTTCATTGTCATGTAGTTTTGTTAAATATTTTTCTAAATATTCTTATAAATTTTGTATTTTGATTTTTTTATTTATTACATTTTTATTAGGAAGTTGTTTTGTAGGATTGGAGTTTTTTGAATTTTTAAATCTTTTTAATAAAGGATTTTATCCGTTTTCTAATGGATATCTTTCTTCTTTTTTTGTTTTATTAGGAACACACGGACTACATGTTTTTTGTGGTTTATTATGGATATTAATTTTATTTTTTCAGATTTTTATTTTTGATTTAATTGATTCAGTTCGCTCTTCTTTAGTTTGTTTTTGTTTATTTTGGCATTTTTTAGATATTATTTGGATAGTATTAATTATGTGTGTTTATTTTATATAA
- the cyoA gene encoding ubiquinol oxidase subunit II, translating to MKIFNKNNIFKFLIFSFFSLVTLLIVYASKQIYINSYGYILTNELRLVLTTFKLMFVIIIPVFFLTIFIIYYYRRSNVSSSYQPNWNHSYFLEIICWLIPVMIISFLANLSYKTTHKLDPSKSLQLNTNQPITIEVISLNWRWLFIYPDYKIATINEIAFPKHVPVHFNITSHSVMNSFFIPSLGSQIYTMAGMKTNLNLIAMNSGIYKGISSNYSGHGFSNMKFRVCVQNNLFSFNKWIKRIKLKKNVLFSKKQFLKLSYNSKQHHIQYFSYIDPLLFYKIIDMFNILHNV from the coding sequence ATGAAAATATTTAACAAAAATAACATATTTAAATTTTTGATTTTTTCTTTTTTTTCTTTAGTGACATTATTAATAGTTTATGCAAGTAAACAAATATATATAAATTCTTATGGGTATATATTGACAAATGAACTTAGGTTAGTTTTAACGACTTTTAAACTTATGTTTGTTATTATTATTCCTGTATTTTTTTTAACTATTTTTATTATCTATTACTATCGTCGATCTAATGTTTCTTCAAGTTATCAGCCTAATTGGAATCATTCATATTTTTTAGAAATAATATGTTGGTTAATTCCAGTTATGATAATATCTTTCCTGGCAAATTTATCATATAAGACTACACATAAATTAGATCCTAGTAAATCATTACAATTAAATACTAATCAACCAATTACTATTGAAGTTATATCTTTAAATTGGCGTTGGTTATTTATTTATCCTGATTATAAAATTGCTACTATTAATGAAATAGCTTTCCCTAAACATGTTCCTGTACATTTTAATATCACTTCTCATTCTGTTATGAATTCCTTTTTTATTCCTAGTTTAGGTAGTCAAATTTATACTATGGCTGGAATGAAAACTAATTTAAATTTAATTGCAATGAATAGTGGTATTTATAAAGGTATTTCATCAAATTATAGCGGTCATGGTTTTTCTAACATGAAATTTAGAGTGTGTGTACAAAATAATCTCTTTAGTTTTAATAAATGGATAAAAAGAATAAAATTAAAAAAAAATGTTTTGTTTTCTAAAAAACAATTCTTAAAATTATCATATAATAGTAAACAACATCATATACAATATTTTTCATATATTGATCCTTTATTATTTTATAAAATAATTGATATGTTTAACATATTACATAATGTTTAA
- the lon gene encoding endopeptidase La, with protein sequence MNSEYSENINIPILPLRDIVVYPYMVTPLFIGRKNSIKCIEFSMKNDRKILLITQKEAKTEKPKKNDLFNIGTVAKILQILNLPDGTIKIVIEGKKRAKIKNIKKNDNYYLANIKYIKSKKIKEKEKKVFIKTTVNQFKRYIELNKKIPMEILDSLKKISNIEKLSDILAYHMPLKIKEKQTLLEISCIKKRLEFLIGIMESEIDLLKIEKNIRNRIKQQTEKNQREYFLTEQMKAIQKELGDSENSIDENEKLKNKIKLAKMPKEAKKKTQAELKKLQMMSPMSAEATVVRNYVEWMIQVPWNKKSKIKKNIQVAHKILNIDHFGLHDVKEHILEYLAVQNRIRKIKGPILCLVGPPGIGKTSLGKSIARATGRKYIRMALGGIRDEAEIRGHRRTYIGSMPGKLMQKITKSGVKNPLFLLDEIDKMAFDIRVDPAAALLEALDPEQNNSFNDHYLEIDYDLSEVMFIATSNSMNIPAPLLDRMEVIRLSGYTEEEKINIAKKYLQPKQMKENALKKTELYIQDNALINIIRYYTRESGVRNLERSISKICRKSVKKILLEKDINNININKKNLKNYLGIKKYTYGKINQNNEIGQVIGLAWTEMGGDLLTIECTCIPGKGKLLYTGSLGKVMQESIQTALTVVRSQAKKLGIKKDFYNKNDIHVHVPEGATPKDGPSAGITVCTAIVSCLTNNPVKSDIAMTGEITLRGQVLNIGGLKEKLIAAHRGGVKKVLIPYGNKRDLSEIPKNILSDLNIHPIKNIEEVLELSLENHPYINNLNK encoded by the coding sequence ATGAATTCTGAGTATTCAGAAAATATTAATATTCCAATATTACCTTTACGAGATATAGTAGTATATCCGTATATGGTTACTCCTTTATTTATCGGTCGTAAAAATTCAATTAAATGTATAGAATTTTCTATGAAAAATGATAGAAAAATACTCTTAATTACACAAAAAGAAGCAAAAACAGAAAAACCAAAAAAAAATGATTTATTTAATATTGGAACAGTTGCAAAAATTTTACAAATATTAAATTTACCCGATGGTACTATAAAAATAGTAATAGAAGGAAAAAAAAGAGCAAAAATAAAAAATATAAAAAAAAATGATAATTACTATTTAGCTAACATTAAATATATAAAATCTAAAAAAATAAAAGAAAAAGAAAAGAAAGTATTTATTAAAACTACTGTTAATCAATTTAAAAGATATATTGAATTAAATAAAAAAATACCAATGGAAATTTTAGATTCATTGAAAAAAATTAGTAATATAGAAAAGTTAAGTGATATTTTAGCATATCATATGCCTTTAAAAATAAAAGAAAAACAAACATTATTAGAAATATCATGTATAAAAAAACGTTTAGAATTTCTAATTGGAATAATGGAATCTGAAATTGACCTATTAAAAATAGAAAAAAACATAAGAAATAGAATTAAACAACAAACAGAAAAAAATCAAAGAGAATATTTTTTAACAGAACAAATGAAAGCAATTCAAAAAGAATTAGGTGATTCAGAAAATTCTATTGATGAAAATGAAAAATTAAAAAATAAAATAAAATTAGCAAAAATGCCTAAAGAAGCTAAAAAAAAAACACAAGCAGAATTAAAAAAATTACAAATGATGTCTCCCATGTCAGCTGAAGCTACAGTTGTCAGAAATTATGTTGAATGGATGATACAAGTCCCTTGGAATAAAAAAAGTAAAATAAAAAAAAATATTCAAGTAGCTCATAAAATTTTAAATATTGATCATTTTGGATTACATGATGTAAAAGAACATATTTTAGAGTATTTAGCAGTTCAAAATAGAATAAGGAAAATTAAAGGTCCTATTCTATGTTTAGTAGGTCCTCCGGGAATTGGAAAAACTTCACTAGGTAAATCAATTGCTAGGGCAACTGGTAGAAAATACATTCGTATGGCTTTAGGAGGAATAAGAGATGAAGCTGAAATTAGAGGGCATAGAAGAACATATATTGGTTCTATGCCCGGAAAATTAATGCAAAAAATAACTAAATCAGGTGTAAAAAATCCTCTATTTTTATTAGATGAGATTGATAAAATGGCATTTGATATACGTGTAGATCCAGCTGCTGCTTTATTAGAAGCATTAGATCCCGAACAAAATAATTCCTTTAATGACCATTATTTAGAAATAGATTATGATTTATCAGAAGTAATGTTTATTGCGACTTCTAATTCTATGAATATACCAGCACCATTATTAGATCGAATGGAAGTTATTCGATTATCAGGATACACCGAAGAAGAAAAAATAAATATTGCAAAAAAATATCTACAACCAAAACAAATGAAAGAAAACGCCTTAAAAAAAACAGAATTATATATTCAAGATAATGCATTAATAAATATAATTCGATATTATACAAGAGAATCAGGAGTTAGAAATCTTGAACGATCTATATCAAAAATTTGTAGAAAATCAGTTAAAAAAATTTTACTAGAAAAAGATATTAATAATATAAATATTAATAAAAAAAATTTAAAAAATTATTTAGGTATTAAAAAATATACATATGGAAAAATCAACCAAAATAATGAAATTGGACAAGTAATAGGATTAGCTTGGACAGAAATGGGAGGTGATTTATTAACTATTGAATGTACATGCATTCCAGGTAAAGGTAAACTACTATATACTGGATCTCTCGGAAAAGTCATGCAAGAATCCATACAAACCGCCTTAACAGTTGTTCGATCACAAGCTAAAAAATTAGGTATTAAAAAAGATTTCTATAATAAAAATGATATTCACGTACATGTCCCTGAAGGTGCTACACCTAAAGATGGACCAAGTGCAGGGATAACTGTATGTACTGCTATAGTATCATGTTTAACAAATAATCCAGTTAAATCTGATATTGCTATGACTGGAGAAATTACTCTTAGGGGTCAAGTATTAAACATTGGAGGGTTAAAAGAAAAATTAATAGCAGCACATAGAGGAGGAGTTAAAAAAGTTTTAATTCCCTATGGAAATAAAAGAGATTTATCAGAAATACCTAAAAATATTCTTTCTGATTTAAACATACACCCAATAAAGAATATAGAAGAAGTACTAGAACTATCTTTAGAAAATCATCCCTACATTAATAATTTAAATAAATAA
- the cyoB gene encoding cytochrome o ubiquinol oxidase subunit I produces the protein MFGKLTFNSIPYHEPIIVITYILIFLFSFLGFIYITYFKKWLYLWNQWFTSVDHKKIAVMYFILAFLMFIRGFSDAVMMRFQQFFSSLPEHISILPANHYDQIFTAHGVIMIFFVAMPLVIGLMNFVVPLQIGSRDLAFPVLNNLSFWLTASSVILMMLSLGIGEFAQTGWLGYPPLSGIKYSPGVGVDYWIWILQISGLGAILTSINFIVTIINFRAPGMTMFKLPVFTWTALCTNILILISFPVLFTTLLLLSLDRYFGFHFFTNDMGGNMMLYVNLIWIWGHPEVYILILPIFGVFSEIVSTFSRKSLFGYISLIWATIVITILSFLVWLHHFFTMGSGPDVNSFFSITTMIIAIPTGVKIFNWLFTMYRGSIFFHSSMLWTIGFLISFTIGGMAGVLLSIPPVDFILHNSLFLVAHFHNVIIGGVVFGCFAGITYWFPKIFGFKLNEYWGKCAFIFWMIGFFIAFIPLYILGFMGMTRRLSQNIDCEYHFLLTVATIGIFFIFLGIVSQLIQFFVSINNRHTNEYRDYNGDPWNGRTLEWSISSPPPIYNFSVIPTVKKIDDFWYKKTNKKEDIKKDIPKYIHMPNNSSVGILIGIFTTIFGFSMVWHIWWLVYFSVIGIFFNILYISFVTDKGYFISQKIIKKIENEYISINKKIINNIK, from the coding sequence GTGTTTGGAAAATTGACTTTTAATTCAATACCATACCATGAACCAATTATTGTAATAACATATATTTTGATTTTTTTATTTTCTTTTTTAGGTTTTATATATATTACATATTTTAAAAAATGGTTATATTTATGGAATCAATGGTTTACTTCAGTTGATCATAAAAAAATTGCTGTTATGTATTTTATATTAGCTTTTTTAATGTTTATTCGCGGTTTTTCAGATGCGGTAATGATGCGATTTCAACAATTTTTTTCTTCTTTACCTGAACATATAAGTATTTTACCAGCCAATCATTATGATCAAATATTTACCGCTCATGGCGTTATTATGATTTTTTTTGTAGCTATGCCTTTGGTCATTGGATTAATGAATTTTGTTGTTCCTCTACAAATAGGTTCAAGAGATTTAGCATTTCCTGTATTAAATAATCTGAGTTTTTGGTTAACTGCAAGTTCAGTCATTTTAATGATGTTATCTTTAGGAATTGGTGAATTTGCTCAAACTGGTTGGTTAGGGTATCCACCATTATCAGGAATAAAATATAGTCCGGGAGTGGGTGTAGATTATTGGATTTGGATTTTGCAAATTTCAGGATTAGGTGCTATTTTAACTTCTATTAATTTTATAGTAACTATTATTAATTTTCGCGCTCCAGGTATGACTATGTTTAAATTACCTGTTTTTACTTGGACTGCATTATGTACTAATATTCTTATTCTAATTTCTTTTCCCGTTTTATTTACTACTCTATTACTTTTATCTTTAGATAGATATTTTGGATTTCATTTTTTCACTAACGATATGGGTGGAAATATGATGTTATATGTTAACTTAATTTGGATATGGGGGCATCCTGAAGTTTATATATTAATATTGCCAATATTTGGTGTTTTTTCTGAAATAGTATCTACTTTTTCAAGAAAATCATTATTTGGATATATATCTTTGATATGGGCTACTATTGTTATTACAATATTATCTTTTCTTGTATGGTTGCATCATTTTTTTACAATGGGCTCGGGTCCTGATGTAAATTCTTTTTTTAGTATTACAACTATGATAATAGCTATTCCAACTGGTGTTAAAATATTTAATTGGTTATTTACAATGTATCGAGGTAGTATTTTTTTTCATTCTTCTATGTTATGGACTATTGGTTTTTTGATTAGTTTTACAATAGGAGGAATGGCAGGGGTATTATTATCTATACCTCCGGTGGATTTTATATTGCACAATAGTTTATTTTTGGTTGCTCATTTTCATAATGTTATTATTGGAGGTGTAGTTTTTGGTTGTTTTGCCGGAATAACTTATTGGTTTCCAAAAATTTTTGGTTTTAAATTAAATGAATATTGGGGAAAATGTGCATTTATATTTTGGATGATTGGTTTTTTTATAGCTTTTATTCCTTTATATATATTAGGTTTTATGGGTATGACTCGTAGATTAAGTCAAAATATTGATTGTGAATATCATTTTTTATTGACAGTAGCTACTATTGGTATTTTTTTTATTTTTTTAGGTATTGTTTCTCAATTAATTCAATTTTTTGTTTCTATTAATAATCGTCATACTAATGAATATAGAGATTATAACGGAGATCCTTGGAATGGAAGAACATTAGAATGGTCTATTTCATCTCCACCTCCTATATACAATTTTTCAGTTATACCTACTGTAAAAAAAATAGATGATTTTTGGTATAAAAAAACAAATAAAAAAGAGGATATAAAAAAAGATATTCCTAAATATATTCATATGCCTAATAATTCTTCTGTGGGTATATTAATTGGTATATTTACTACTATTTTTGGTTTTTCTATGGTGTGGCATATTTGGTGGTTAGTTTATTTTTCAGTAATTGGAATATTTTTTAATATTTTATATATATCGTTTGTAACGGATAAAGGATATTTTATTTCTCAAAAAATAATAAAAAAAATAGAAAATGAATATATATCTATTAATAAAAAAATTATAAATAATATTAAATAA
- the cyoE gene encoding heme o synthase: MDFRSFKPLKLNLLYFLKNFKIINKLELVKPGIILGNLISLSGGFFLASRGNLLKNLFFKIILGIISIISSSCILNNIIDRDVDKIMNRTKNRILCINTSKELLVIIFLIACFLFFFGIYVFYMYVNLICTIIAFIGVFLYVILYSFFLKRRSLYSILIGGISGSLPPIIGYLSVNNKLNGCCLILFLIFIFWQIAHFYSITIFRYQDYKSAEIPTVPILYGFLYTQNCISFCIINVFFLNFLLYYFSYVNFFYCFYMNFFIFLWFIFSIVGNIFLFSFKKWSRIMFFFSIFIIFLISFLLSINNRSDEYFFLKTILIFW; encoded by the coding sequence ATGGATTTTCGATCATTTAAACCATTAAAATTAAATTTACTTTATTTTTTAAAAAACTTTAAGATAATAAATAAATTAGAATTAGTTAAACCAGGTATTATTTTAGGTAATTTAATTAGTTTATCGGGAGGTTTTTTTTTAGCTTCTCGTGGAAATTTATTAAAAAATTTGTTTTTTAAAATAATACTTGGAATTATAAGTATAATTTCTTCATCTTGTATATTAAATAATATTATTGATAGAGATGTAGATAAAATAATGAATCGTACAAAAAACCGGATATTATGTATTAATACTAGTAAGGAATTACTAGTTATAATATTTTTAATAGCCTGTTTTTTGTTTTTTTTTGGTATATATGTATTTTATATGTATGTAAATTTAATATGTACTATAATTGCTTTTATAGGTGTTTTTTTATATGTTATTTTGTATTCATTTTTTTTGAAAAGAAGATCATTATATTCAATTTTAATTGGTGGTATTTCTGGATCTTTACCGCCTATAATTGGTTATTTATCTGTAAATAATAAATTAAATGGATGTTGTTTAATTTTATTTTTAATTTTTATTTTTTGGCAAATTGCACATTTTTATTCTATAACAATATTTAGATATCAAGATTATAAATCTGCAGAAATTCCAACAGTTCCAATATTATATGGTTTTTTATATACTCAAAACTGTATTTCTTTTTGTATTATTAATGTATTTTTTTTAAATTTTTTATTATACTATTTTAGCTATGTAAATTTTTTTTATTGTTTTTATATGAACTTTTTTATTTTTTTATGGTTTATTTTTTCTATTGTTGGAAATATTTTTTTATTTTCTTTTAAAAAATGGTCACGTATTATGTTCTTTTTTTCTATTTTTATTATTTTTTTAATTAGTTTTTTACTATCTATTAATAATAGAAGTGATGAATATTTTTTTTTAAAAACAATTTTGATTTTTTGGTAA
- a CDS encoding TusE/DsrC/DsvC family sulfur relay protein: protein MKNWNIKFAKSIAKKLNINMSQKHWKIIFCMRKFYKKYNLTPTIRMLLTYMKKKKIFLTSQDLFILFPKGFMKNASQISGLPKNQNCF from the coding sequence ATGAAAAATTGGAATATAAAATTTGCAAAATCTATTGCAAAAAAATTAAATATAAATATGAGTCAAAAACATTGGAAAATTATTTTTTGTATGAGAAAATTTTATAAAAAATATAATTTAACACCAACAATAAGAATGTTGCTAACATATATGAAAAAAAAAAAAATATTCTTGACTAGTCAAGATTTATTTATCCTTTTTCCAAAAGGATTCATGAAAAATGCTAGTCAAATATCAGGATTACCAAAAAATCAAAATTGTTTTTAA
- the nusB gene encoding transcription antitermination factor NusB, translating to MNPSKRRKSREMAIQAIYSWQISKQIIISEIKNYVIKENKDFLLDKQYFNEIVTGVIQNVHYLDNIINPILSKKNKKIDQIEKAILRLSSYEIMRRLDIPDKVVINEGIELAKKFGSKTSHKFINGVLDTLMSKKNLNLLK from the coding sequence ATGAACCCGTCAAAAAGAAGAAAATCAAGAGAAATGGCTATACAAGCAATATACTCTTGGCAAATATCAAAACAAATAATTATATCAGAAATTAAAAATTATGTAATAAAAGAAAATAAAGATTTTTTATTAGATAAACAATATTTTAATGAAATCGTTACAGGAGTAATTCAAAATGTTCATTATTTAGATAATATAATTAATCCAATTTTATCAAAAAAAAATAAAAAAATAGATCAAATCGAAAAAGCAATACTTAGATTATCTTCTTATGAAATTATGAGACGTTTAGATATTCCAGATAAAGTAGTTATAAATGAAGGAATAGAATTAGCTAAAAAATTTGGATCAAAAACTAGTCATAAATTTATTAATGGTGTATTAGATACATTAATGTCAAAAAAAAATTTAAATTTACTTAAATAA